The proteins below are encoded in one region of Lonchura striata isolate bLonStr1 chromosome 1, bLonStr1.mat, whole genome shotgun sequence:
- the LOC144245939 gene encoding inositol 1,4,5-trisphosphate receptor-interacting protein-like 1, translating to MELRAKFQEEERIRLEREVEQLALMQSGASWRDLLWSALQPWQVWAFAGLLVLLLAAWFMRRTRSRGAEFGGKEETEKEKEVEDETCVYDVRWLLEEHIQGPVEDLQTGCNRTVALIDNFTTVLGRALSGTFYPVLQQAIGFGSAFEGWAAREEEVVYRVLVPLTPPQGHIFHLERDTDQQKPGRNFRVLVELECSCPRDYQGTNMLCFQHHPDVIRRRTRQPNLLDTLCTGSYLDVEKTVQWFCALVEANWRLLPQSRSWRLELLPSKRSCKLRLSNSQESFQVKVLFGLQQHASDIFISSQHRGAHTPSTTWPETYSVAETKFLRRMARPAPQDDSHLKCLQLLARVLARKALSIPSIKTNVTRLLSTVPASQRHRRHFLLQLSDALEQLHLSLEGKPLEHFTVGNQRLPEEFRLPPDTQRARPSNLFHGLPQDLAAHP from the coding sequence ATGGAGCTGCGTGCAAAGTtccaggaagaggagaggattCGGCTGGAGCGGGAGGTGGAGCAGCTGGCGCTGATGCAGAGTGGCGCATCCTGGAGAGACCTGCTCTGGTCTGccttgcagccctggcaggtctgggcaTTTGCTGGGCTCTTGGTTCTTCTCTTGGCAGCATGGTTTATGCGGAGGACAAGAAGTCGTGGGGCAGAGTTCGGTGGCAAGGAGGAGAcggaaaaggagaaggaggtaGAGGACGAGACATGCGTGTATGATGTGAGATGGCTTCTAGAGGAGCACATACAGGGGCCTGTAGAGGACCTGCAGACAGGCTGCAACAGGACGGTGGCCCTGATAGACAATTTCACAACTGTCCTCGGGCGTGCCTTGAGTGGGACTTTCTACCCGGTGCTGCAACAAGCCATTGGTTTTGGCAGTGCCTTTGAAGGTTGGGCCGCCCGTGAGGAGGAAGTTGTGTACCGGGTGCTTGTACCCCTGACTCCTCCCCAAGGCCACATCTTCCACCTGGAGCGTGACACCGACCAGCAGAAGCCTGGCAGGAATTTCCGTGTCCTTGTGGAGCTGGagtgcagctgccccagggattACCAGGGCACGAACATGCTGTGCTTCCAGCACCACCCTGACGTGATTAGGAGGAGGACTCGCCAGCCCAACCTCCTAGACACGCTGTGCACCGGCTCCTACCTCGACGTGGAGAAAACTGTCCAGTGGTTCTGCGCACTGGTGGAAGCAAACTGGCGGCTTTTGCCCCAGTCACGCAGTTGGCGTTTAGAGCTGCTGCCCTCCAAACGCTCTTGCAAGCTCAGGCTGAGCAACAGCCAAGAAAGCTTCCAGGTTAAGGTGCTGTTTGGGCTGCAGCAACACGCCTCAGACATCTTTATCAGCAGCCAGCATCGAGGGGCCCACACCCCAAGCACAACGTGGCCCGAGACCTACAGCGTGGCAGAGACAAAGTTCTTGAGGCGCATGGCCAGGCCGGCTCCCCAGGACGACTCACACCTTAAATGCCTGCAGCTCCTTGCCCGTGTTCTTGCGCGCAAGGCCCTTTCCATCCCTTCCATCAAGACCAATGTCACGCGCCTGCTGAGCACCGTACCGGCGTCGCAGAGGCACAGGAGAcatttcctgctgcagctgtcggatgctctggagcagctgcactTATCTCTGGAAGGCAAACCCCTGGAGCATTTTACAGTGGGCAACCAGAGGCTTCCGGAGGAGTTCCGCTTGCCCCCAGATACACAAAGGGCTAGGCCATCCAACCTGTTCCACGGCCTGCCACAGGATCTGGCTGCCCACCCCTAG
- the LOC144245951 gene encoding inositol 1,4,5-trisphosphate receptor-interacting protein-like 1, whose amino-acid sequence MDFCVLWLLLLLRVVQHPQPVGDVLDEVTHREMELRAKFQEEERIRLEREVELLALMQSGASWRDLLWSALQPWQVWAFAGLLVLLLAAWFMRRTRSRGAEFGGKEETEQEKDVEDETCVYDVRWLLEEHIQGPVEDLQTGCNRTVALIDNFTTFLGRALSGTFYPVLQQAIGFGSAFEGWAAREEEVVYRVLVPLTPPQGHIFHLERDTDQQKPGRNFRVLVELECSCPRDYQGTNMLCFQHHPDVIRRRTRQPNLLDTLCTGSYLDVEKTVQWFCALVEENWRLLPQSRSWRLELLPSKRSCKLRLSNSQESFQVKVLFGVQQHASDIFISSQHRGAHTPSTTWPETYSVAETKFLRRMARPAPQDDSHLKCLQLLARVLARKALSIPSIKTNVTRLLSTVPASQRHRRHFLLQLSDALEQLHLSLEGKPLEHFTVGNQRLPEEFRLPPDTQRARPSNLFHGLPQDLAAHP is encoded by the coding sequence ATGGATTTCTGCGTGTTGTGGCTCCTGCTCTTGCTGCGTGTAGTCCAGCACCCGCAGCCCGTGGGTGATGTTTTGGATGAGGTGACGCATCGGGAAATGGAGCTGCGTGCAAAGTtccaggaagaggagaggattCGGCTGGAGCGGGAGGTGGAGCTGCTGGCGCTGATGCAGAGTGGCGCATCCTGGAGAGACCTGCTCTGGTCTGccttgcagccctggcaggtctgggcaTTTGCTGGGCTCTTGGTTCTTCTCTTGGCAGCATGGTTTATGCGGAGGACAAGAAGTCGTGGGGCAGAGTTCGGTGGCAAGGAGGAGACGGAACAGGAGAAGGATGTAGAGGACGAGACATGCGTGTATGATGTGAGATGGCTTCTAGAGGAGCACATACAGGGGCCTGTAGAGGACCTGCAGACAGGCTGCAACAGGACGGTGGCCCTGATAGACAATTTCACAACTTTCCTCGGGCGTGCCTTGAGTGGGACTTTCTACCCGGTGCTGCAACAAGCCATTGGTTTTGGCAGTGCCTTTGAAGGTTGGGCCGCCCGTGAGGAGGAAGTTGTGTACCGGGTGCTTGTACCCCTGACTCCTCCCCAAGGCCACATCTTCCACCTGGAGCGTGACACTGACCAGCAGAAGCCTGGCAGGAATTTCCGTGTCCTTGTGGAGCTGGagtgcagctgccccagggattACCAGGGCACGAACATGCTGTGCTTCCAGCACCACCCTGACGTGATTAGGAGGAGGACTCGCCAGCCCAACCTCCTAGACACGCTGTGCACCGGCTCCTACCTCGACGTGGAGAAAACTGTCCAGTGGTTCTGCGCGCTGGTGGAAGAAAACTGGCGTCTTTTGCCCCAGTCACGCAGTTGGCGTTTAGAGCTGCTGCCCTCCAAACGCTCTTGCAAGCTCAGGCTGAGCAACAGCCAAGAAAGCTTCCAGGTTAAGGTGCTGTTTGGGGTGCAGCAACACGCCTCAGACATCTTTATCAGCAGCCAGCATCGAGGGGCCCACACCCCAAGCACAACGTGGCCCGAGACCTACAGCGTGGCAGAGACAAAGTTCTTGAGGCGCATGGCCAGGCCGGCTCCCCAGGACGACTCACACCTTAAATGCCTGCAGCTCCTTGCCCGTGTTCTTGCGCGCAAGGCCCTTTCCATCCCTTCCATCAAGACCAATGTCACGCGCCTGCTGAGCACCGTACCGGCGTCGCAGAGGCACAGGAGAcatttcctgctgcagctgtcggatgctctggagcagctgcactTATCTCTGGAAGGCAAACCCCTGGAGCATTTTACAGTGGGCAACCAGAGGCTTCCGGAGGAGTTCCGCTTGCCCCCAGATACACAAAGGGCTAGGCCATCCAACCTGTTCCACGGCCTGCCACAGGATCTGGCTGCCCACCCCTAG
- the LOC144245924 gene encoding inositol 1,4,5-trisphosphate receptor-interacting protein-like 1, with amino-acid sequence MDFCVLWLLLLLRVVQHPQPVGDVLDEVTHREMELRAKFQEEERIRLEREVEQLALMQSGASWRDLLWSALQPWQVWAFAGLLVLLLAAWFMRRTRSRGAEFGGKEETEKEKEVEDETCVYDVRWLLEEHIQGPVEDLQTGCNRTVALIDNFTTVLGRALNGTFYPVLQQAIGFGSAFEGWAAREEEVVYRVLVPLTPPQGHIFHLERDTDQQKPGRNFRVLAELECSCPRDYQATNMLCFQHHPDVIRRRTRQPNLLDTLCTGSYLDVEKTVQWFCALVEENWRLLPQSRSWRLELLPSKRSCKLRLSNSQESFQVKVLFGVQQHASDIFISSQHRGAHTPSTTWPETYSVAETKFLRRMARLAPQDDSHLKCLQLLARVLARKALSIPSIKTNVTRLLSTVPASQRHRRHFLLQLSDALEQLHLSLEGKHLEPFTVGNQRLPEEFRLPPDTQRARPSNLFHGLPQDLAAHP; translated from the coding sequence ATGGATTTCTGCGTGTTGTGGCTCCTGCTCTTGCTGCGTGTAGTCCAGCACCCGCAGCCCGTGGGTGATGTTTTGGATGAGGTGACGCATCGGGAAATGGAGTTGCGTGCAAAGTtccaggaagaggagaggattCGGCTGGAGCGGGAGGTGGAGCAGCTGGCGCTGATGCAGAGTGGCGCATCCTGGAGAGACCTGCTCTGGTCTGccttgcagccctggcaggtctgggcaTTTGCTGGGCTCTTGGTTCTTCTCTTGGCAGCATGGTTTATGCGGAGGACAAGAAGTCGTGGGGCAGAGTTCGGTGGCAAGGAGGAGAcggaaaaggagaaggaggtaGAGGACGAGACATGCGTGTATGATGTGAGATGGCTTCTAGAGGAGCACATACAGGGGCCTGTAGAGGACCTGCAGACAGGCTGCAACAGGACGGTGGCCCTGATAGACAATTTCACAACTGTCCTCGGGCGTGCCTTGAATGGGACTTTCTACCCGGTGCTGCAACAAGCCATTGGTTTTGGCAGTGCCTTTGAAGGTTGGGCCGCCCGTGAGGAGGAAGTTGTGTACCGGGTGCTTGTACCCCTGACTCCTCCCCAAGGCCACATCTTCCACCTGGAGCGTGACACCGACCAGCAGAAGCCTGGCAGGAATTTCCGTGTCCTTGCGGAGCTGGagtgcagctgccccagggattACCAGGCCACGAACATGCTGTGCTTCCAGCACCACCCTGACGTGATTAGGAGGAGGACTCGTCAGCCCAACCTCCTAGACACGCTGTGCACCGGCTCCTACCTCGACGTGGAGAAAACTGTCCAGTGGTTCTGCGCGCTGGTGGAAGAAAACTGGCGGCTTTTGCCCCAGTCACGCAGTTGGCGTTTAGAGCTGCTGCCCTCCAAACGCTCTTGCAAGCTCAGGCTGAGCAACAGCCAAGAAAGCTTCCAGGTTAAGGTGCTGTTTGGGGTGCAGCAACACGCCTCAGACATCTTTATCAGCAGCCAGCATCGAGGGGCCCACACCCCAAGCACAACGTGGCCCGAGACCTACAGCGTGGCAGAGACAAAGTTCTTGAGGCGCATGGCCAGGCTGGCTCCCCAGGACGACTCACACCTTAAATGCCTGCAGCTCCTTGCCCGTGTTCTTGCGCGCAAGGCCCTTTCCATCCCTTCCATCAAGACCAATGTCACGCGCCTGCTGAGCACCGTACCGGCGTCGCAGAGGCACAGGAGAcatttcctgctgcagctgtcggatgctctggagcagctgcactTATCTCTGGAAGGCAAACACCTGGAGCCTTTTACAGTGGGCAACCAGAGGCT
- the LOC144245957 gene encoding inositol 1,4,5-trisphosphate receptor-interacting protein-like 1 gives MDFCVLWLLLLLRVVQYPQPVGDVLDEVTHREMELRAKFQEEERIRLEREVEQLALMQSGASWRDLLWSALQPWQVWAFAGLLVLLLAAWFMRRTRSRGAEFGGKEETEQEKEVEDETCVYDVRWLLEEHIQGPVEDLQTGCNRTVALIDNFTTFLGRALSGTFYPVLQQAIGFGSAFEGWAAREEEVVYRVLVPLTPPQGHIFHLERDTDQQKPGRNFRVLVELECSCPRDYQGTNMLCFQHHPDVIRRRTHQPNLLDTLCTGSYLDVEKTVQWFCALVEENWRLLPQSRSWRLELLPSKRSCKLRLSNSQESFQVKVLFGVQQHASDIFISSQHRGAHTPSTTWPETYSVAETKFLRRMARPAPQDDSHLKCLQLLARVLARKALSIPSIKTNVTRLLSTVPASQRHRRHFLLQLSDALEQLHLSLEGKPLEHFTVGNQRLPEEFRLPPDKQRARPSNMFHGLPQDLAAHP, from the coding sequence AATGGAGCTGCGTGCAAAGTtccaggaagaggagaggattCGGCTGGAGCGGGAGGTGGAGCAGCTGGCGCTGATGCAGAGTGGCGCATCCTGGAGAGACCTGCTCTGGTCTGccttgcagccctggcaggtctgggcaTTTGCTGGGCTCTTGGTTCTTCTCTTGGCAGCATGGTTTATGCGGAGGACAAGAAGTCGTGGGGCAGAGTTCGGTGGCAAGGAGGAGACGGAACAGGAGAAGGAGGTAGAGGACGAGACATGCGTGTATGATGTGAGATGGCTTCTGGAGGAGCACATACAGGGGCCTGTAGAGGACCTGCAGACAGGCTGCAACAGGACGGTGGCCCTGATAGACAATTTCACAACTTTCCTCGGGCGTGCCTTGAGTGGGACTTTCTACCCGGTGCTGCAACAAGCCATTGGTTTTGGCAGTGCCTTTGAAGGTTGGGCCGCCCGTGAGGAGGAAGTTGTGTACCGGGTGCTTGTACCCCTGACTCCTCCCCAAGGCCACATCTTCCACCTGGAGCGTGACACTGACCAGCAGAAGCCTGGCAGGAATTTCCGTGTCCTTGTGGAGCTGGagtgcagctgccccagggattACCAGGGTACGAACATGCTGTGCTTCCAGCACCACCCTGACGTGATTAGGAGGAGGACTCACCAGCCCAACCTCCTAGACACGCTGTGCACCGGCTCCTACCTCGACGTGGAGAAAACTGTCCAGTGGTTCTGCGCGCTGGTGGAAGAAAACTGGCGGCTTTTGCCCCAGTCACGCAGTTGGCGTTTAGAGCTGCTGCCCTCCAAACGCTCTTGCAAGCTCAGGCTGAGCAACAGCCAAGAAAGCTTCCAGGTTAAGGTGCTGTTTGGGGTGCAGCAACACGCCTCAGACATCTTTATCAGCAGCCAGCATCGAGGGGCCCACACCCCAAGCACAACGTGGCCCGAGACCTACAGCGTGGCAGAGACAAAGTTCTTGAGGCGCATGGCCAGGCCGGCTCCCCAGGACGACTCACACCTTAAATGCCTGCAGCTCCTTGCCCGTGTTCTTGCGCGCAAGGCCCTTTCCATCCCTTCCATCAAGACCAATGTCACGCGCCTGCTGAGCACCGTACCGGCGTCGCAGAGGCACAGGAGAcatttcctgctgcagctgtcggatgctctggagcagctgcactTATCTCTGGAAGGCAAACCCCTGGAGCATTTTACAGTGGGCAACCAGAGGCTTCCGGAGGAGTTCCGCTTGCCCCCAGATAAACAAAGGGCTAGGCCATCCAACATGTTCCACGGCCTGCCACAGGATCTGGCTGCCCACCCCTAG
- the LOC144245953 gene encoding inositol 1,4,5-trisphosphate receptor-interacting protein-like 1 produces MDFCVLWLLLLLRVVQYPQPVGDVLDEVTHREMELRAKFQEEERIRLEREVEQLALMQSGASWRDLLWSALQPWQVWAFAGLLVLLLAAWFMRRTRSRGAEFGGKEETEQEKEVEDETCVYDVRWLLEEHIQGPVEDLQTGCNRTVALIDNFTTFLGRALSGTFYPVLQQAIGFGSAFEGWAAREEEVVYRVLVPLTPPQGHIFHLERDTDQQKPGRNFRVLVELECSCPRDYQGTNMLCFQHHPDVIRRRTRQPNLLDTLCTGSYLDVEKTVQWFCALVEENWRLLPQSRSWRLELLPSKRSCKLRLSNSQESFQVKVLFGVQQHASDIFISSQHRGAHTPSTTWPETYSVAETKFLRRMARPAPQDDSHLKCLQLLARVLARKALSIPSIKTNVTRLLSTVPASQRHRRHFLLQLSDALEQLHLSLEGKPLEHFTVGNQRLPEEFRLPPDTQRARPSNLFHGLPQDLAAHP; encoded by the coding sequence ATGGATTTCTGCGTGTTGTGGCTCCTGCTCTTGCTGCGTGTAGTCCAGTACCCGCAGCCCGTGGGTGATGTTTTGGATGAGGTGACGCATCGGGAAATGGAGCTGCGTGCAAAGTtccaggaagaggagaggattCGGCTGGAGCGGGAGGTGGAGCAGCTGGCGCTGATGCAGAGTGGCGCATCCTGGAGAGACCTGCTCTGGTCTGccttgcagccctggcaggtctgggcaTTTGCTGGGCTCTTGGTTCTTCTCTTGGCAGCATGGTTTATGCGGAGGACAAGAAGTCGTGGGGCAGAGTTCGGTGGCAAGGAGGAGACGGAACAGGAGAAGGAGGTAGAGGACGAGACATGCGTGTATGATGTGAGATGGCTTCTGGAGGAGCACATACAGGGGCCTGTAGAGGACCTGCAGACAGGCTGCAACAGGACGGTGGCCCTGATAGACAATTTCACAACTTTCCTCGGGCGTGCCTTGAGTGGGACTTTCTACCCGGTGCTGCAACAAGCCATTGGTTTTGGCAGTGCCTTTGAAGGTTGGGCCGCCCGTGAGGAGGAAGTTGTGTACCGGGTGCTTGTACCCCTGACTCCTCCCCAAGGCCACATCTTCCACCTGGAGCGTGACACTGACCAGCAGAAGCCTGGCAGGAATTTCCGTGTCCTTGTGGAGCTGGagtgcagctgccccagggattACCAGGGCACGAACATGCTGTGCTTCCAGCACCACCCTGACGTGATTAGGAGGAGGACTCGCCAGCCCAACCTCCTAGACACGCTGTGCACCGGCTCCTACCTCGACGTGGAGAAAACTGTCCAGTGGTTCTGCGCACTGGTGGAAGAAAACTGGCGTCTTTTGCCCCAGTCACGCAGTTGGCGTTTAGAGCTGCTGCCCTCCAAACGCTCTTGCAAGCTCAGGCTGAGCAACAGCCAAGAAAGCTTCCAGGTTAAGGTGCTGTTTGGGGTGCAGCAACACGCCTCAGACATCTTTATCAGCAGCCAGCATCGAGGGGCCCACACCCCAAGCACAACGTGGCCCGAGACCTACAGCGTGGCAGAGACAAAGTTCTTGAGGCGCATGGCCAGGCCGGCTCCCCAGGACGACTCACACCTTAAATGCCTGCAGCTCCTTGCCCGTGTTCTTGCGCGCAAGGCCCTTTCCATCCCTTCCATCAAGACCAATGTCACGCGCCTGCTGAGCACCGTACCGGCGTCGCAGAGGCACAGGAGAcatttcctgctgcagctgtcggatgctctggagcagctgcactTATCTCTGGAAGGCAAACCCCTGGAGCATTTTACAGTGGGCAACCAGAGGCTTCCGGAGGAGTTCCGCTTGCCCCCAGATACACAAAGGGCTAGGCCATCCAACCTGTTCCACGGCCTGCCACAGGATCTGGCTGCCCACCCCTAG
- the LOC144245931 gene encoding inositol 1,4,5-trisphosphate receptor-interacting protein-like 1, whose translation MELRAKFQEEERIRLEREVEQLALMQSGASWRDLLWSALQPWQVWAFAGLLVLLLAAWFMRRTRSRGAEFGGKEETEKEKEVEDETCVYDVRWLLEEHIQGPVEDLQTGCNRTVALIDNFTTILGRALNGTFYPVLQQAIGFGSAFEGWAAREEEVVYRVLVPLTPPQGHIFHLERDTDQQKPGRNFRVLVELECSCPRDYQGTNMLCFQHHPDVIRRRTRQPNLLDTLCTGSYLDVEKTVQWFCTLVEENWRLLPQSRSWRLELLPSKRSCKLRLSNSQESFQVKVLFGVQQHASDIFISSQHRGAHTPSTTWPETYSVAETKFLRRMARPAPQDDSHLKCLQLLARVLARKALSIPSIKTNVTRLLSTVPASQRHRRHFLLQLSDALEQLHLSLEGKPLEPFTVGNQRLPEEFRLPPDTQRARPSNLFHGLPQDLAAHP comes from the coding sequence ATGGAGCTGCGTGCAAAGTtccaggaagaggagaggattCGGCTGGAGCGGGAGGTGGAGCAGCTGGCGCTGATGCAGAGTGGCGCATCCTGGAGAGACCTGCTCTGGTCTGccttgcagccctggcaggtctgggcaTTTGCTGGGCTCTTGGTTCTTCTCTTGGCAGCATGGTTTATGCGGAGGACAAGAAGTCGTGGGGCAGAGTTCGGTGGCAAGGAGGAGAcggaaaaggagaaggaggtaGAGGACGAGACATGCGTGTATGATGTGAGATGGCTTCTAGAGGAGCACATACAGGGGCCTGTAGAGGACCTGCAGACAGGCTGCAACAGGACGGTGGCCCTGATAGACAATTTCACAACTATCCTCGGGCGTGCCTTGAATGGGACTTTCTACCCGGTGCTGCAACAAGCCATTGGTTTTGGCAGTGCCTTTGAAGGTTGGGCCGCCCGTGAGGAGGAAGTTGTGTACCGGGTGCTTGTACCCCTGACTCCTCCCCAAGGCCACATCTTCCACCTGGAGCGTGACACCGACCAGCAGAAGCCTGGCAGGAATTTCCGTGTCCTTGTGGAGCTGGagtgcagctgccccagggattACCAGGGCACGAACATGCTGTGCTTCCAGCACCACCCTGACGTGATTAGGAGGAGGACTCGCCAGCCCAACCTCCTAGACACGCTGTGCACCGGCTCCTACCTCGACGTGGAGAAAACTGTCCAGTGGTTCTGCACGCTGGTGGAAGAAAACTGGCGGCTTTTGCCCCAGTCACGCAGTTGGCGTTTAGAGCTGCTGCCCTCCAAACGCTCTTGCAAGCTCAGGCTGAGCAACAGCCAAGAAAGCTTCCAGGTTAAGGTGCTGTTTGGGGTGCAGCAACACGCCTCAGACATCTTTATCAGCAGCCAGCATCGAGGGGCCCACACCCCAAGCACAACGTGGCCCGAGACCTACAGCGTGGCAGAGACAAAGTTCTTGAGGCGCATGGCCAGGCCGGCTCCCCAGGACGACTCACACCTTAAATGCCTGCAGCTCCTTGCCCGTGTTCTTGCGCGCAAGGCCCTTTCCATCCCTTCCATCAAGACCAATGTCACGCGCCTGCTGAGCACCGTACCGGCGTCGCAGAGGCACAGGAGAcatttcctgctgcagctgtcggatgctctggagcagctgcactTATCTCTGGAAGGCAAACCCCTGGAGCCTTTTACAGTGGGCAACCAGAGGCTTCCGGAGGAGTTCCGCTTGCCCCCAGATACACAAAGGGCTAGGCCATCCAACCTGTTCCACGGCCTGCCACAGGATCTGGCTGCCCACCCCTAG